The genomic DNA GGCCCGCAGCGCCGCCGCCGCTCCGGTGCTCGCCCCGAAGTAGCCGATCGGCAGCGCCACCCGGGCGCGCAGCAGGCGGGTGGCCTCCGACAGGCGCCCGGCCAGGGTCCCGATGTCGAAGACATGCCCGTGGTCGGCCGCCTCCACGGGGGTGAGCAGATCGAACAGGAGCGTGCCCAGGCCCGCTTCGTTGAGGGACGCCGCGACCGATCTGTTGCGCGGGCTGTGGCGGCTGCTGCCCGAGCCGTGGGCGAACATCACGACCGCGCCGGCGCCGTCCGGCAGGACGAGATCCCCGGTCAGCTCGATGCCGCCCGTCCCGGCCGGCCCGCCCGAGCTGGGCGCGCCGCCCACGGCCAGCCGCACCTCTTCCGTACGCACGGCCGGCGGGCGCGTGGACCGGGGGCGCAGGGGCCGGTCCGCCGCCGCCCGTGCCAGCAGGGCGACGACCTCGTCGTCGGAGGTCTGGGAGAAGTCGCGGTACCACTCGCCGACGGACGAGAACGGCTGCGGCGCGGCCAGGCACACCACCTCGTCCACCCCTTCGCGCAGCCGCGCGACGGCGTCCGGCGGGGCCACCGGAACGGCCAGGACGACGCGTGCCGCGCCCTGTGCCCGTACGACCGCGCAGGCGGCCCGAGCGGTGGAGCCGGTCGCGATCCCGTCGTCGACCACGATCACCGTCCGGCCCTCCAGCGCCCGGCGCGGACGGCCGTCACGGAACCGGTGCGCCCGCCGTGCGAGCTCCGCCGACTCGGTGCGCTCGACCGCGGCGAGATCCTCCTCCGTCACGCCCGCGCGGCGGACGATGTCCTCGTTGAGGACCCGTACCCCGTCCTCGCCGATGGCGCCGAATCCCAGCTCCCGGTGGTACGGGACGCCGAGCTTG from Streptomyces sp. NBC_00654 includes the following:
- a CDS encoding phosphoribosyltransferase, with the protein product MLFTDRTDAGLRLAHALRRWKEERPVVLGLPRGGVPVAYEVARELGAPLDVIVVRKLGVPYHRELGFGAIGEDGVRVLNEDIVRRAGVTEEDLAAVERTESAELARRAHRFRDGRPRRALEGRTVIVVDDGIATGSTARAACAVVRAQGAARVVLAVPVAPPDAVARLREGVDEVVCLAAPQPFSSVGEWYRDFSQTSDDEVVALLARAAADRPLRPRSTRPPAVRTEEVRLAVGGAPSSGGPAGTGGIELTGDLVLPDGAGAVVMFAHGSGSSRHSPRNRSVAASLNEAGLGTLLFDLLTPVEAADHGHVFDIGTLAGRLSEATRLLRARVALPIGYFGASTGAAAALRAASEAGADIGAVVSRGGRPDLAGSRLGDVRAPTLLVVGGLDTTVLALNQQAGERLTCENRLEIVPGASHLFEEPGALDRVADLARDWFTGHLLPAAGGRG